From a single Brassica oleracea var. oleracea cultivar TO1000 chromosome C5, BOL, whole genome shotgun sequence genomic region:
- the LOC106294679 gene encoding probable CCR4-associated factor 1 homolog 7 yields the protein MSMVTKQDDAIEIRNVWNENLDHEMSLISQAINYFPYVAMDTEFPGTVCKKVTTEANPRRDDSTCYESLKTNVNMLNMIQLGLTLSDDQGNLPTLGTNKRRQRQCVWQFNFREFNLRTDMYAPDSIELLRRSGIDFDRNNRLGVESKRFADLLMGSGVVLNEEIQWVTFHCGYDFGYLLRLLTGRNLPEKQSEFLYLVNMFFPRVFDIKHMIGFCHDLFGGLSSLAERLDVERVGVSHQAGSDSLLTARVFRTMKETRFAGRSLDMYCGVLYGLGPVNNNTPC from the coding sequence ATGTCGATGGTTACGAAACAAGACGACGCGATCGAAATCCGCAACGTCTGGAACGAGAATCTCGACCACGAGATGTCTCTGATCTCGCAAGCCATTAACTATTTCCCTTACGTCGCCATGGACACGGAGTTCCCCGGAACCGTGTGCAAGAAAGTAACCACGGAGGCGAACCCAAGGCGCGACGACTCCACCTGCTACGAGTCCTTGAAGACGAACGTGAACATGCTCAACATGATCCAGCTCGGCCTCACCTTATCCGACGACCAAGGAAACCTCCCAACCTTGGGAACCAACAAGAGGAGGCAAAGGCAATGCGTCTGGCAATTCAATTTCAGAGAATTCAACCTCAGGACCGACATGTACGCCCCTGACTCCATCGAGCTTCTCCGCCGCTCCGGGATCGACTTCGATAGGAACAACCGGCTCGGCGTCGAGTCGAAACGGTTCGCGGATCTGCTCATGGGATCGGGAGTGGTGCTCAACGAGGAGATTCAGTGGGTGACGTTCCACTGCGGGTACGACTTCGGCTACTTGCTGAGGCTCCTCACCGGGAGGAATCTGCCGGAGAAGCAATCCGAGTTTTTGTATCTGGTGAACATGTTTTTCCCGAGGGTTTTCGATATCAAACACATGATTGGTTTCTGCCACGATCTCTTCGGCGGACTCAGCTCGCTGGCGGAGCGTCTTGACGTGGAGAGAGTCGGTGTCTCGCACCAGGCGGGGTCGGATAGTTTGCTCACGGCGCGTGTGTTTAGGACGATGAAGGAGACGCGCTTCGCTGGTCGTTCCTTGGATATGTATTGTGGTGTTTTGTATGGATTAGGACCTGTTAATAATAATACTCCTTGCTGA
- the LOC106294678 gene encoding factor of DNA methylation 1 translates to MAVSSDEESEISESEIDDYSETPYLLLQNGKYKVKVNGTLRCPFCSNKKKQDYKYKELMAHASGVSKGSASRSAKQKANHLALARYLQNELAGDAEPLPRPPPAPPQLNESEAKPGEVYVWPWMGIIISPLNETDDKEALLDPACWLKELSRFKPVEVHAFWVEQGLTVGVVAKFNSDWSGFASATELEKEFESIGCSKKEWMEKRGGDSVSKKAYGWCARAEDYHSEGPIGEYLSKEGKLRTVSDISQEKAQDRNSVLEQLSDIIAMTNEDLNKVQYSYNKTAMSLKRVLDEKKTLHEAYANETKKMQQMSILSIQKILNDKERLSNELEKKMQKLSEWSKALDKKEALTELERQKLDEEKIKNDAMNISLQLASHEQKKADESVLRLVEEHKRQKEEALSKILQLETQLDTKQTLEMEIQELKGKLQVMKHLGDDDDEAVKQKMKEMNDELEDKKSELEGLEQMNSALMTKERQSNDEIQAARKKLIAGLTGLLGAETDIGVKRMGELDEKPFLNVCKKRFSEDEATVEAATLCSTWQENLKDSSWQPFKREGTGDKAKEVVDEDDEQLKKLKGEWGEEVHNAVKTALEEMNEYNASGRYTTSELWNFKVGRKATLKEVINFISNDIKTVKRKRT, encoded by the exons ATGGCTGTTTCATCTGATGAAGAGTCCGAGATCAGCGAGTCAGAGATCGACGACTACTCCGAAACGCCTTACCTGCTGCTCCAGAACGGGAAGTACAAGGTTAAAGTGAACGGGACGCTGAGATGCCCCTTTTGCTCAAACAAGAAAAAGCAAGACTACAAATACAAGGAGCTGATGGCGCATGCCTCCGGAGTCTCCAAAGGATCCGCCAGCAGAAGCGCTAAGCAGAAGGCTAACCATCTCGCATTGGCAAGGTACTTACAGAACGAGCTCGCCGGTGATGCTGAGCCTCTTCCACGACCTCCTCCTGCTCCTCCTCAGTTGAACGAGTCAGAAGCCAAACCGGGTGAGGTTTACGTCTGGCCGTGGATGGGGATTATCATTAGCCCTTTGAACGAGACTGATGACAAGGAGGCTCTTCTTGATCCTGCTTGTTGGTTGAAGGAGCTTTCTAGGTTCAAGCCTGTTGAGGTGCACGCCTTTTGGGTCGAGCAAGGTTTGACCGTTGGGGTTGTTGCTAAGTTCAACAGCGACTGGAGCGGGTTTGCTAGCGCGACGGAGCTTGAGAAGGAGTTTGAGAGTATAGGCTGCAGCAAAAAGGAGTGGATGGAGAAGAGAGGAGGAGATTCAGTGTCCAAAAAAGCCTATGGTTGGTGTGCACGTGCAGAGGACTATCACTCCGAAGGGCCCATTGGTGAATACCTCTCCAAGGAGGGGAAGCTGAGAACGGTTTCAGATATCTCTCAAGAAAAGGCGCAGGATAGGAACAGCGTTCTTGAACAGCTTTCGGATATCATTGCTATGACGAATGAAGATCTCAACAAGGTTCAGTACAGTTACAACAAGACGGCGATGTCACTGAAGAGGGTCCTTGACGAAAAGAAAACCTTGCACGAGGCTTATGCTAATG AAACGAAGAAGATGCAGCAGATGTCGATTCTCAGCATCCAGAAAATCCTTAACGATAAAGAGAGGCTAAGCAATGAGCTGGAGAAGAAGATGCAGAAACTTTCGGAGTGGTCCAAGGCGTTGGACAAAAAGGAAGCACTAACTGAACTGGAGAGGCAAAAGCTTGATGAAGAGAAGATAAAG AATGATGCTATGAACATTTCCCTCCAGTTAGCGTCCCATGAGCAGAAAAAGGCTGACGAGAGCGTTTTGAGACTTGTGGAAGAGCATAAG AGGCAAAAAGAAGAGGCTTTGAGCAAGATCCTTCAGCTTGAGACGCAGCTAGACACCAAACAGACACTGGAAATGGAGATTCAAGAGCTGAAAGGCAAACTACAAGTGATGAAACATTTGGGGGATGATGATGACGAGGCGGTCAAGCAGAAAATGAAGGAGATGAATGATGAGCTGGAGGATAAGAAGTCTGAGTTAGAAGGACTAGAGCAGATGAACTCAGCACTGATGACAAAAGAACGTCAAAGCAATGATGAGATACAAGCAGCACGGAAAAAACTAATTGCG GGTTTGACAGGATTGTTGGGTGCCGAAACTGATATCGGGGTCAAGAGGATGGGAGAACTTGATGAGAAGCCGTTCCTGAATGTTTGCAAGAAGAGATTTTCGGAGGATGAAGCTACGGTTGAAGCTGCCACCCTTTGCTCTACATGGCAAGAGAACCTCAAGGATTCGTCATGGCAACCGTTCAAACGTGAAGGAACCGGGGACAAAGCAAAG GAAGTGGTGGACGAAGATGATGAGCAGCTTAAGAAGCTTAAAGGAGAGTGGGGAGAAGAGGTGCATAACGCTGTTAAAACAGCTCTCGAGGAGATGAATGAGTATAATGCCAGTGGTCGATACACCACCTCAGAACTTTGGAATTTCAAAGTAGGAAGGAAAGCAACTTTAAAGGAAGTGATTAATTTCATCTCCAACGACATCAAAACTGTGAAACGCAAAAGAACCTGA
- the LOC106294680 gene encoding 40S ribosomal protein S12-1, with amino-acid sequence MSGDEAAPVVVPPVAEPAAIIPEDMDLLTALELTLRKARAHGGVVRGLHESAKLIEKRVAQLCVLAEDCNQPDYVKLVKALCADHNINLLTVPSAKTLGEWAGLCKIDSEGNARKVVGCSCLVVKDYGEDTTALNIVKKHIESN; translated from the exons ATGTCGGG TGACGAGGCTGCTCCAGTTGTTGTTCCTCCCGTTGCTGAGCCAGCGGCCATCATCCCAGAGGATATGGACCTGTTGACCGCATTGGAGTTGACTCTTAGGAAAGCTCGTGCTCACGGTGGTGTTGTCCGTGGGCTCCATGAGAGCGCTAAGCTTATTGAGAAGCGTGTGGCTCAGCTCTGTGTCTTGGCTGAAGACTGCAACCAGCCTGATTACGTGAAGCTTGTTAAGGCTCTATGCGCTGATCACAACATCAACTTGCTTACTGTTCCAAGTGCCAAGACCCTCGGCGAGTGGGCTGGT CTCTGTAAGATTGACTCCGAGGGCAATGCCAGGAAGGTTGTTGGATGCTCATGTCTTGTAGTCAAG GACTACGGTGAGGATACAACTGCCCTCAATATTGTCAAGAAGCACATTGAATCCAACTAA